The following proteins are encoded in a genomic region of Hippopotamus amphibius kiboko isolate mHipAmp2 chromosome 8, mHipAmp2.hap2, whole genome shotgun sequence:
- the RHOF gene encoding rho-related GTP-binding protein RhoF, with the protein MRGEDWAETLAGGKQAERSAWLAAWRRRCRVRWAGLLLAPPPGSPCPAPDRSTTALRRARSRQCCRLPAMDNPRVPAPTAAPVPGKKELKIVIVGDGGCGKTSLLMVYSQGSFPEHYAPSVFEKYTASVTVGSKEVILNLYDTAGQEDYDRLRPLSYQNTHLVLICYDVMNPTSYENVLIKWFPEVTHFCRGIPMVLVGCKTDLRKDKEQLRKLRAAQLEPITYMQGQSTCEQIRAALYLECSAKFRENVEDVFREAAKVALSALKKAQRQKHRLCLLL; encoded by the exons ATGAGAGGTGAAGACTGGGCCGAGACCCTAGCAGGAGGGAAACAGGCTGAGAGGTCGGCCTGGTTGGCTGCCTGGCGGAGGCGGTGCCGGGTCCGATGGGCGGGGCTcctcctggccccgccccccggcagcccctgccccgcccccgatcGCTCCACCACTGCGCTCCGCCGGGCGCGCAGCCGCCAGTGCTGCCGGCTCCCGGCTATGGACAACCCTCGGGTTCCCGCCCCGACTGCCGCCCCGGTTCCGGGCAAGAAGGAGCTGAAGATCGTGATCGTGGGCGACGGCGGCTGTGGCAAGACTTCGCTGCTCATGGTGTACAGCCAGGGCTCCTTCCCCGAG CACTACGCCCCTTCCGTGTTCGAGAAGTACACTGCCAGCGTGACCGTGGGCAGCAAGGAGGTGATCCTGAACCTCTACGACACCGCTG GGCAGGAAGATTATGACCGGCTGCGGCCCCTGTCCTACCAGAACACACACCTCGTGCTCATCTGCTATGACGTCATGAACCCCACCAGCTATGAGAACGTTCTCATTAAG TGGTTCCCTGAGGTCACACATTTCTGCCGTGGGATCCCCATGGTGCTCGTCGGCTGCAAGACAGACCTGAGGAAGGACAAGGAGCAGCTGCGCAAGCTCCGGGCAGCCCAGCTGGAGCCCATCACCTACATGCAG ggcCAGAGCACCTGCGAGCAGATCCGAGCCGCCCTCTACCTGGAATGTTCTGCCAAGTTTCGGGAGAACGTGGAGGACGTCTTCCGAGAGGCTGCCAAGGTTGCCCTCAGCGCCCTGAAGAAAGCACAGCGGCAGAAACACCGGCTGTGTCTGCTGCTCTGA